The following proteins are encoded in a genomic region of Mycobacterium sp. 155:
- a CDS encoding heme-binding protein, with protein MPVTSSIAPRAALLAGGAAALMACLLMPATAEAEPEDVPNCTAADLAGVSAGVAASVSVYLFTHPEVNDFYTGLHDQPRDQVADQVRTFFDNNPQAHSELLGIRQPLTDFRDRCGMSEPDQPLLGQ; from the coding sequence ATGCCAGTGACTTCTTCGATTGCCCCACGGGCAGCGCTGCTCGCAGGGGGCGCCGCAGCGCTGATGGCGTGCTTGCTCATGCCGGCGACGGCGGAGGCAGAACCGGAAGACGTACCGAACTGCACGGCAGCAGATCTGGCCGGCGTCTCGGCGGGCGTCGCCGCATCCGTCTCTGTCTATCTGTTCACCCATCCGGAGGTCAACGACTTCTACACCGGGTTGCACGATCAACCGCGCGACCAAGTCGCCGACCAGGTGCGCACGTTCTTCGACAACAATCCGCAGGCGCACTCAGAGCTACTGGGTATTCGCCAACCACTCACAGACTTCCGCGACCGCTGTGGAATGTCCGAACCTGATCAGCCACTGCTAGGACAATAA
- a CDS encoding zinc-dependent alcohol dehydrogenase family protein — protein sequence MEIRAAVLDAMGATPPYASSKPLTIEKLQLQAPGPGEVLVRVKAAGLCHSDLSVINGSRPRPMPMALGHEAAGIVEEVGPTAGGVGRDDLKPGDHVVFVFVPSCGHCEPCTEGRPALCEPGAAANGAGTLLSGARRLQRQDGTPVNHHLGVSGFAEYATVSRRSLVKVDPELPLVEAALFGCAILTGVGAVINTSRMPAGSSSAVIGLGGVGLAALLGAVAAGARTIVAVTRSDEKLAFARELGATHAVNAGDPDAARQVIDATGGGVDYAFDFSGSTRALDLAYRMTRRGGTTVTAGLPAPNATMPLAPVTLVAEERTLRGSYIGTAVPNRDIPRYISLYQRGRLPVNRLLTRTLELDEINDGFDRLHDGQAIRQVVTL from the coding sequence GTGGAGATCAGAGCAGCCGTTCTAGATGCCATGGGCGCCACCCCGCCGTATGCGTCGTCCAAACCCTTGACGATCGAAAAACTCCAGTTGCAGGCGCCCGGCCCGGGCGAGGTGCTGGTACGCGTCAAGGCCGCGGGACTGTGTCACTCAGATCTGTCTGTCATCAACGGAAGCCGCCCGCGGCCGATGCCAATGGCGTTGGGCCACGAAGCTGCCGGCATCGTGGAAGAGGTGGGACCCACGGCCGGTGGTGTCGGCAGAGATGACCTCAAGCCAGGTGACCATGTCGTGTTTGTCTTCGTCCCGTCGTGCGGCCATTGCGAGCCCTGTACCGAAGGTCGCCCAGCGCTATGTGAGCCGGGCGCCGCAGCCAACGGTGCGGGCACCCTGCTATCCGGCGCCCGTCGGCTGCAGCGCCAGGATGGCACCCCGGTCAATCACCACCTCGGAGTATCGGGATTCGCCGAGTACGCCACGGTTTCCCGCCGCTCCCTGGTCAAGGTCGATCCCGAACTGCCGTTGGTGGAAGCTGCCCTGTTCGGATGCGCCATACTCACCGGCGTCGGCGCGGTGATCAACACCTCACGGATGCCGGCCGGGTCGTCGAGCGCGGTGATCGGTCTCGGCGGCGTCGGATTGGCGGCGCTGCTCGGTGCGGTTGCTGCCGGCGCACGCACGATTGTGGCGGTCACCCGGTCTGACGAGAAGTTGGCGTTCGCACGCGAACTCGGTGCCACCCACGCCGTCAATGCCGGTGACCCCGACGCCGCACGGCAGGTCATCGACGCGACCGGCGGCGGTGTGGACTATGCCTTCGATTTCTCTGGCTCGACCAGAGCCCTCGACCTCGCCTACCGCATGACCCGCCGCGGAGGAACAACTGTGACCGCCGGCCTGCCGGCGCCGAATGCAACCATGCCGCTGGCGCCCGTCACTCTGGTCGCCGAAGAGCGCACCCTTCGAGGCAGCTATATCGGCACCGCCGTCCCGAATCGGGACATTCCTCGCTACATAAGCCTGTACCAGCGCGGCCGACTCCCGGTCAACCGGCTGCTCACCAGAACGCTCGAACTTGACGAAATCAACGACGGCTTCGACCGTCTCCACGACGGACAGGCAATTCGGCAAGTCGTCACGCTGTAA
- a CDS encoding cytosine permease: protein MSEDVSLASTGEVTADLHYRNKIAAVEPYSTDAIPDSERHGKAVSQFFIWFAAGMNFPIMVLGFAAVGMGISLVSAITAIIAGSFVGAAVMGIMSRMGGRLGVPQQIQARGPLGFFGNFVPVAYVNVFAGIGWAAVTIILGAQAAHALMPFIPFWLTALVLVSLQLTVAVYGYNMIHFLERILAVVLFFGFLLITIVSLSRGWSGSFPANPDAKGWVGPVGGWITFAGFFLSFLIAWWPFASDYSRYLPDEDHVNRASGLWTFAGNFLSLSWLGITGAILGHFATAGESPIEALHRLTAGPFAVIALMAVLLSSFSQNFLNVYGGAISIQTLRIPVSRTTGVVFICVIAYVIALWADEDFENKFKTFLFLSSYMIAPFGALLLLDYVLNHRHDRSKIAELYDSRRILEWGFVAWLIGVVASMPFWQLAFFTGPIAAKHPEWGDLSYVIGFVVGGIAFIFLNRLPPLWHTKNPVLRDQHPHT, encoded by the coding sequence ATGAGTGAAGACGTTTCGCTCGCATCCACCGGTGAGGTTACCGCCGACCTCCATTATCGAAATAAGATCGCAGCCGTAGAGCCCTATAGCACCGATGCGATCCCCGACTCGGAGCGACATGGGAAGGCTGTCTCCCAGTTCTTCATCTGGTTTGCCGCCGGCATGAACTTCCCCATCATGGTGCTGGGTTTCGCCGCGGTCGGCATGGGCATATCGCTGGTCTCGGCGATTACCGCGATCATTGCGGGGTCATTCGTCGGAGCCGCCGTAATGGGCATCATGTCCAGGATGGGTGGCAGACTCGGTGTCCCCCAACAGATCCAAGCCCGCGGGCCCCTGGGGTTCTTCGGCAACTTCGTCCCGGTCGCCTACGTCAACGTGTTCGCCGGCATCGGCTGGGCCGCCGTCACGATCATCCTCGGCGCACAGGCGGCACACGCCCTGATGCCGTTCATCCCGTTCTGGCTGACCGCCCTCGTGCTCGTCAGCCTGCAGCTCACGGTGGCCGTGTACGGGTACAACATGATTCACTTCCTCGAACGCATCCTTGCCGTGGTGCTGTTCTTTGGCTTTTTGCTGATCACAATCGTGTCGCTCTCCCGCGGCTGGTCCGGTTCGTTCCCCGCCAACCCGGATGCGAAAGGATGGGTTGGTCCCGTCGGCGGCTGGATTACGTTCGCCGGGTTCTTCCTGTCCTTCCTCATTGCCTGGTGGCCGTTCGCGTCGGACTACTCCCGCTATCTCCCCGACGAGGATCACGTCAACCGTGCCAGCGGGCTCTGGACATTCGCGGGCAACTTCCTGTCGCTGTCTTGGCTGGGCATCACCGGCGCGATTCTGGGCCACTTCGCCACAGCGGGAGAGAGCCCGATCGAGGCGCTCCACCGCCTCACCGCCGGCCCCTTCGCCGTCATCGCGCTGATGGCTGTGTTGCTGTCGTCGTTCTCGCAGAACTTCCTCAACGTCTACGGCGGGGCGATCTCCATTCAGACACTGCGGATACCCGTCAGCCGTACCACCGGAGTCGTCTTCATCTGCGTGATCGCCTACGTCATCGCCCTCTGGGCGGACGAAGACTTCGAGAACAAGTTCAAGACGTTCCTGTTCTTGAGTTCCTACATGATCGCCCCATTCGGCGCCCTGCTGCTTCTGGACTACGTCCTCAACCATCGTCACGACCGGTCCAAGATCGCCGAACTCTACGACTCTCGGCGAATCTTGGAGTGGGGATTTGTCGCATGGCTCATCGGCGTCGTGGCATCCATGCCGTTCTGGCAGCTGGCGTTCTTCACCGGCCCCATCGCAGCCAAACACCCTGAGTGGGGCGACCTTTCATACGTCATCGGGTTCGTGGTCGGTGGAATCGCGTTCATCTTCCTCAACCGGCTACCTCCGCTGTGGCACACAAAAAATCCGGTTCTCCGGGACCAGCACCCGCATACGTAG
- a CDS encoding LLM class flavin-dependent oxidoreductase produces the protein MRFSLFVHMERWDESVSHRQLFENLAELSLMAEAGGFGTVWIGEHHAMEYTISPSPMPLLAYLAGQTSTIRLGAGTIIAPFWNPIRVAGECSLLDVISDGRMEVGLARGAYQFEFDRMMPGLSAAEGGKYLRELVPAVRKLWQGDYAHDGEIWQFPTSTSVPKPIQQPTPPMWIAARDPDSHDFAVANGCNVMVTPLMKGDEEVVDLKRKFDTAVANHPEVPRPELMVLRHTHVHSADDPDGWRPAAAAISKFYRTFDAWFGNKTTPVNGFLDPSPEEKFAGRPEFELESLHRTAMIGTPDEVIERLRFYSELGVDEFSFWIDNSMSHDEKRKSLELFIKEVVPAFN, from the coding sequence ATGAGATTCTCCTTGTTCGTACACATGGAGCGATGGGACGAGTCGGTGAGTCACCGGCAACTCTTCGAGAATCTCGCCGAGCTGTCCCTGATGGCCGAGGCCGGCGGATTCGGCACGGTGTGGATCGGGGAGCACCACGCCATGGAGTACACGATCTCGCCCAGCCCGATGCCCTTGTTGGCTTACCTGGCCGGCCAGACCAGCACGATCCGCCTGGGCGCGGGCACCATCATCGCCCCGTTCTGGAATCCGATCCGGGTCGCCGGCGAATGCTCGCTGCTGGACGTGATCAGCGACGGCCGCATGGAGGTCGGGCTGGCGCGCGGCGCCTACCAGTTCGAGTTCGACCGCATGATGCCCGGGCTGTCCGCGGCTGAAGGCGGTAAGTACCTGCGCGAACTGGTGCCGGCGGTACGCAAGCTCTGGCAGGGTGACTACGCCCATGACGGCGAGATCTGGCAGTTCCCCACCTCAACCAGCGTGCCCAAGCCGATCCAGCAGCCGACGCCGCCGATGTGGATCGCCGCGCGCGATCCCGATTCCCACGACTTCGCGGTGGCGAATGGGTGCAATGTGATGGTCACGCCGCTGATGAAAGGCGACGAGGAAGTTGTCGACCTCAAACGCAAGTTCGACACCGCTGTCGCCAATCACCCCGAGGTGCCCCGACCTGAACTGATGGTGTTGCGCCACACCCATGTTCACTCCGCCGACGATCCCGACGGCTGGCGCCCGGCCGCCGCGGCGATCTCAAAGTTCTACCGCACCTTCGACGCCTGGTTCGGCAACAAGACCACGCCGGTCAACGGGTTCCTCGACCCCAGCCCCGAAGAGAAGTTCGCCGGGCGTCCCGAATTCGAACTCGAGTCCCTGCACCGTACCGCGATGATCGGCACGCCCGACGAGGTCATCGAACGGCTGCGCTTCTACTCCGAACTCGGGGTCGACGAGTTCAGCTTCTGGATCGACAACAGCATGTCCCACGACGAAAAGCGCAAGTCCCTTGAACTTTTCATCAAAGAAGTCGTTCCCGCCTTCAACTGA
- a CDS encoding tautomerase family protein, producing MPLVEVTLAAGRSDDQIRAMIHEVHEAVLRTVNTQPEHIRVIVREVPRTHWATGDVTIAEMDRKKGGA from the coding sequence ATGCCACTCGTCGAGGTCACCCTCGCAGCTGGTCGCTCGGACGACCAGATCCGAGCCATGATCCACGAAGTACACGAGGCCGTGCTGCGGACCGTGAACACCCAACCCGAGCACATTCGGGTCATCGTCCGCGAAGTACCCCGAACGCATTGGGCAACAGGCGATGTCACCATCGCCGAGATGGATCGTAAGAAAGGTGGTGCGTGA